A DNA window from Niabella yanshanensis contains the following coding sequences:
- a CDS encoding gluconate 2-dehydrogenase subunit 3 family protein, whose translation MNRREALTSVSVLLGGAIIGAEMFLSGCKNPADSAALFNTDDITLLDDIAETIIPTTPDSGGGKAARVGAFMKQIVTDCYTKIEQDHFIKGIATFKDACKEHYKKAFGGLSVAEKEAFLTRLHQEAKAHQETDAYKKEKELFNQQQEDWVKAEEAKHNFGAGYIKQSYPPHYFAMMRQLTLWGYFSSKEGMTKALRYVETPGRYDGAFPYKKGDKAWAL comes from the coding sequence ATGAACAGAAGAGAAGCTTTAACCAGTGTTTCCGTTTTACTAGGAGGAGCTATTATTGGCGCAGAAATGTTTCTGTCCGGTTGCAAAAATCCCGCCGATTCTGCCGCCTTATTTAATACCGATGACATCACACTATTAGATGATATCGCGGAAACGATTATTCCCACCACGCCTGATTCGGGCGGCGGCAAAGCAGCCCGGGTTGGCGCGTTTATGAAGCAAATTGTAACAGACTGTTATACCAAAATAGAGCAGGATCATTTTATTAAGGGTATTGCGACATTTAAAGATGCCTGTAAAGAGCATTACAAAAAAGCATTTGGCGGTTTATCTGTTGCAGAAAAGGAAGCATTTCTGACCAGGCTGCATCAGGAAGCCAAAGCACACCAGGAAACAGACGCTTATAAAAAAGAAAAAGAACTGTTTAACCAACAACAGGAGGATTGGGTTAAAGCAGAAGAGGCCAAACATAATTTTGGCGCCGGCTACATCAAACAAAGCTATCCGCCGCACTACTTTGCCATGATGCGACAGTTAACACTTTGGGGTTACTTTTCTTCTAAAGAGGGTATGACCAAAGCGTTGCGTTATGTGGAGACCCCCGGGCGTTACGACGGGGCATTTCCTTATAAAAAAGGAGATAAAGCCTGGGCACTTTAA
- a CDS encoding GMC oxidoreductase, translated as MKEQYFDAIVIGSGISGGWAAKELCEKGLKVLMLERGKNVEHIKDYVNTAKGPWEFPHHGSLTLAQKELYVNRIRGFGPNEKNLDWWANDAETPYTEVKQFNWFRGYQVGGRSLLWGKQTYRWSDIDFEANAKEGIEIDWPVRYKEIAPWYDRVEQFIGVSGSVENLPQLPDGQFLPPMDMNIVEKDIAARIKKEYNDQRRLIIGRCAHLTAPVPGRTPCQYRNKCEFGCPFGGYFSTQSSTLPAAVKTGNLTLRPMSIVTQILYDKDKKKASGVEVLDADTNQTYTYKSKIVFVNASTLNSTWLLLNSATDIWPGGLGSSSGALGHYLMDHHLGSGAGGRMEGYEDQYVYGRRPNGVYIPRYRNLNNEKRDYLRGFGYQGGAARNRGTKAAEEIAVGIALKEALTEPGNWGVWMGGFGEVLPYYENVVTLDKERKDKWGLNILAIDAELKDNEKKMRKDIVEDGKEMLEKAGVKDVYGFDRDGVMGQGIHEMGTARMGNDPKTSVLNKWNQVWDAPNVFVTDGSFMTSAGCVNPSLTYMAFTARAADYAVAELKKGNL; from the coding sequence ATGAAGGAACAGTATTTTGATGCCATTGTTATCGGTTCGGGCATCAGCGGCGGCTGGGCTGCCAAAGAACTCTGTGAAAAAGGCTTAAAGGTTTTGATGCTGGAGCGTGGCAAGAATGTGGAGCATATTAAAGACTATGTGAATACAGCAAAAGGCCCATGGGAGTTTCCACATCATGGCAGCCTTACATTAGCCCAGAAGGAACTTTATGTTAACCGGATCAGAGGATTTGGTCCTAACGAAAAAAACCTCGATTGGTGGGCCAATGACGCTGAAACGCCGTATACTGAAGTCAAACAATTCAACTGGTTCCGGGGCTACCAGGTAGGGGGCCGTTCGTTATTGTGGGGGAAACAAACCTACCGCTGGAGTGATATTGATTTTGAAGCCAACGCCAAAGAAGGAATAGAAATTGACTGGCCCGTTCGTTATAAAGAAATCGCGCCCTGGTACGATCGTGTAGAGCAATTCATTGGAGTGAGCGGCAGCGTCGAGAACCTGCCCCAGTTACCCGACGGGCAGTTTTTACCGCCCATGGATATGAATATTGTTGAAAAAGACATAGCTGCCCGCATTAAAAAAGAGTATAACGATCAGCGACGGTTGATCATTGGCCGATGCGCTCACCTGACCGCCCCGGTACCCGGGCGAACGCCCTGTCAATACCGCAATAAATGCGAATTTGGGTGCCCGTTCGGAGGTTACTTCAGCACACAGTCTTCTACGCTTCCGGCAGCCGTTAAAACAGGTAATCTTACGCTTCGCCCTATGAGCATTGTTACACAAATACTATACGATAAGGATAAGAAAAAGGCGTCGGGTGTAGAAGTGCTGGATGCAGATACCAATCAAACTTATACTTACAAATCCAAAATAGTATTTGTGAATGCCTCCACCCTCAACAGCACCTGGTTATTGCTCAACTCGGCTACGGATATATGGCCCGGCGGCCTGGGTAGCAGCAGTGGCGCACTGGGTCATTATTTAATGGATCACCACCTGGGCTCAGGAGCCGGGGGAAGAATGGAAGGCTATGAAGATCAGTATGTATATGGTCGCAGGCCCAATGGTGTTTATATACCCCGCTACCGGAACCTGAATAATGAAAAGAGGGATTATCTCAGGGGCTTTGGTTACCAGGGCGGCGCCGCAAGAAACAGGGGCACTAAAGCTGCAGAGGAAATAGCGGTGGGTATTGCCCTAAAAGAAGCACTTACCGAGCCCGGCAACTGGGGCGTTTGGATGGGTGGCTTTGGAGAAGTGCTTCCCTATTATGAGAATGTAGTCACACTGGACAAAGAGCGGAAGGATAAATGGGGTTTAAATATTCTGGCTATAGACGCGGAGCTAAAAGATAATGAAAAAAAGATGCGGAAGGATATTGTGGAGGATGGAAAAGAAATGCTCGAAAAGGCCGGCGTGAAGGATGTGTATGGATTTGATAGAGACGGGGTAATGGGACAAGGTATACATGAAATGGGAACTGCCCGAATGGGCAATGATCCCAAAACCTCCGTATTAAATAAATGGAACCAGGTATGGGATGCACCCAACGTGTTTGTGACGGATGGCTCGTTTATGACATCAGCCGGATGTGTTAATCCCTCATTAACCTATATGGCGTTTACAGCACGTGCCGCTGACTATGCCGTAGCTGAACTTAAAAAAGGGAATCTGTAA
- a CDS encoding HAL/PAL/TAL family ammonia-lyase has protein sequence MIQVGGTKLSLKDFEEILLYKKPIALDKAAIERVQASFDFLKQFSNHKLIYGINTGFGPMAQYKVSDDNILQLQYNLIRSHSSGGGTVLNPLLGRAVMIARLNNHLQGYSGVHLELVELMTAMINADLVPCIYEHGGVGASGDLVQLAHLALGVIGEGEVWYQGQLMPAAQGFELAGLKPLQVHIREGLSLINGTSAMTGVGLLNIIRAHKLVDWSVTLSAITNELMEVYDDHFSHELNIVKHHKGQNYIAAAFRDVLAGSQMIRSRSEHLYNPENIQHDVFEDKVQEYYSLRCVTQVLGPVYDALVQAENTVVNELNSVNDNPVVDVANQNIFHGGNFHGDYVSFEMDKLKIAITKLTMLSERQLNYFLNSRLNQKFPPFVNLGVLGFNFGMQGIQFTATSTTAENQTLSFPMYVHSIPNNNDNQDIVSMGFNAAQLTKKVIDNAYEVVAIQAMTLLQAVDYLECQEKMSPKTKAVYDALRNIFPKFVEDSPLYKSLAKVRTWLEANAPATIYG, from the coding sequence ATGATACAGGTGGGCGGTACAAAACTGTCTTTGAAAGATTTCGAGGAAATTCTTCTTTATAAAAAGCCGATTGCCCTGGATAAGGCTGCTATTGAAAGAGTACAGGCATCCTTTGATTTTTTAAAGCAATTCTCCAATCATAAACTTATTTATGGCATCAATACCGGATTCGGGCCAATGGCTCAATACAAGGTAAGTGATGACAATATACTTCAGTTACAGTATAATCTCATTCGTAGCCACAGCAGTGGCGGTGGCACTGTATTAAACCCTTTATTAGGCAGGGCGGTAATGATTGCCCGGCTGAACAACCACTTACAGGGCTACTCCGGAGTGCATCTGGAGTTGGTGGAGTTAATGACTGCCATGATCAACGCCGACCTGGTTCCTTGTATTTACGAACATGGAGGAGTAGGCGCCAGTGGCGACCTGGTGCAGTTGGCGCACCTGGCATTAGGTGTAATCGGAGAGGGAGAAGTATGGTACCAGGGACAATTGATGCCTGCTGCGCAAGGATTTGAGTTGGCTGGTTTAAAGCCTTTGCAGGTGCATATCAGGGAAGGTCTTTCACTGATCAATGGAACTTCGGCTATGACCGGTGTTGGATTATTAAATATTATCCGTGCGCATAAACTGGTAGATTGGTCGGTGACACTCTCGGCCATTACCAATGAGCTGATGGAAGTATATGATGATCATTTTTCTCATGAACTGAATATTGTAAAACATCACAAAGGACAGAATTATATAGCTGCGGCTTTCAGGGATGTTTTGGCTGGTAGCCAGATGATCCGCAGCCGCTCTGAGCATTTATATAACCCTGAGAATATCCAGCATGATGTATTTGAAGATAAGGTTCAGGAGTATTACTCTTTGCGTTGTGTAACACAGGTGCTCGGGCCGGTATATGACGCGCTGGTACAGGCTGAAAACACAGTAGTCAACGAACTGAACTCGGTGAACGACAACCCTGTAGTCGATGTGGCCAATCAGAATATTTTTCATGGCGGCAATTTCCATGGCGATTATGTTTCCTTCGAAATGGACAAACTGAAGATTGCGATCACCAAGCTCACCATGTTAAGTGAGCGTCAGCTTAACTATTTCCTGAATAGCAGGCTAAACCAGAAGTTTCCTCCGTTTGTAAACCTCGGAGTGCTCGGGTTTAATTTCGGAATGCAGGGTATACAGTTTACTGCCACTTCTACAACGGCTGAAAACCAAACGCTTTCATTCCCTATGTATGTACATAGTATCCCTAATAATAACGATAACCAGGATATTGTAAGTATGGGCTTTAATGCTGCCCAACTTACGAAAAAAGTGATCGATAATGCGTATGAGGTTGTTGCCATACAGGCCATGACACTATTACAAGCCGTAGACTACCTGGAGTGCCAGGAAAAAATGTCGCCTAAAACAAAAGCGGTGTATGATGCCCTCCGGAACATCTTTCCAAAATTTGTGGAAGACAGTCCGCTGTATAAAAGCCTGGCTAAGGTACGTACCTGGCTGGAAGCTAATGCGCCGGCAACTATTTATGGCTAG
- a CDS encoding DUF6807 domain-containing protein has protein sequence MKLTDWVNNRMRRISCALLFCAVALTSVNAQRIATLRTTTTGKEQLSIPMQAALDAITTLPDSSLQLVEVRNGKKVNIPFQISSTANGRDLYWQITPSAATNRVFELERVTAPNNFPLMQASENKGALTIGDNGKELLQYHFETVYPPEGIDTAYKRSGFIHPLNTPSGHALTRINAPDHYHHWGLWNPWTHVRFENEVVDFWNLKDRKGTVRFAGFNTIEAGAIYSGFSALHEHIVFKKDGTEKTAINEVQTVKIYKAQPKDAYYILDISSQLSCAGSEPVLLLEYRYGGLGIRATEQWDNKNSTTLTSEGKDRKSADGSTARWCLTQGSLGNEYGGLEMMSHPANYNHPEPLRVWPENMNGRGDVFLNFSPTKNKNWLLEPGKSYLLKYRFLIFDNKLTGAQAEQAWRSFAHPPKLLVQK, from the coding sequence ATGAAATTAACAGACTGGGTAAATAATCGGATGCGGCGAATAAGCTGTGCATTGTTGTTCTGTGCAGTAGCTCTAACAAGTGTAAATGCGCAACGTATTGCTACGCTGCGGACCACCACAACAGGCAAAGAACAATTGAGTATTCCCATGCAAGCCGCATTGGATGCTATTACAACATTGCCGGATAGCAGTCTTCAATTGGTTGAAGTGCGTAATGGTAAGAAAGTAAATATTCCTTTCCAGATAAGTTCGACCGCTAACGGAAGGGATTTGTACTGGCAGATAACCCCTTCCGCAGCAACAAATCGTGTATTTGAACTGGAACGTGTTACCGCCCCCAATAATTTTCCACTCATGCAGGCCAGCGAAAATAAAGGCGCTTTAACAATAGGAGATAACGGGAAGGAATTGCTGCAGTATCATTTTGAAACAGTGTATCCGCCTGAAGGTATTGATACAGCCTATAAACGCAGCGGATTTATACACCCTTTAAATACACCGTCGGGTCACGCTTTAACGCGCATTAATGCCCCCGATCATTATCATCACTGGGGATTGTGGAATCCCTGGACACATGTGCGTTTTGAAAATGAGGTAGTTGATTTCTGGAATCTTAAAGACAGGAAAGGAACCGTTCGGTTTGCAGGATTTAACACCATTGAAGCTGGCGCTATTTATTCTGGCTTTAGTGCTTTACATGAGCATATCGTTTTTAAAAAAGATGGTACTGAAAAAACAGCTATCAACGAAGTGCAAACAGTAAAAATTTATAAAGCCCAGCCTAAAGACGCGTACTATATTCTGGACATCAGTTCACAACTCAGTTGTGCCGGTTCTGAACCTGTATTGTTGCTGGAGTATAGATATGGTGGTCTCGGTATTCGTGCTACAGAGCAGTGGGATAATAAAAACAGCACTACCCTGACATCAGAAGGAAAAGACCGTAAGAGTGCCGATGGCAGTACTGCCCGATGGTGTCTTACCCAGGGCAGTTTGGGTAATGAGTATGGCGGCCTGGAAATGATGAGCCACCCGGCCAATTACAATCATCCTGAACCACTGAGAGTATGGCCCGAAAACATGAATGGCCGCGGCGATGTCTTTTTGAATTTTTCTCCAACCAAAAATAAGAACTGGTTATTGGAGCCGGGCAAGAGCTATCTTTTGAAGTATCGGTTTTTGATTTTTGATAATAAGCTTACGGGAGCCCAGGCAGAACAAGCATGGCGATCTTTTGCACATCCGCCAAAACTTCTTGTTCAAAAATAA
- a CDS encoding ThuA domain-containing protein, producing MKYSLMLVWLLMAGSISLEAQTPVNWKSVKVLVYKKNGKGFVHDNIPYAAQAIIDLGKKHGFKVDTSSLPSVMTEDNLKQYRMLIFTSTNNDVFDTDAQRLAFRRYIEAGGGFVGIHSVTGTERNWDWFKMLLGGTFSWHDKFQKFKVQVIHPKHPSMKGTPRVWYKEDECYFAKELYPGTHVVMVNDFSGLDTSNAKLNETRTKNAGNLKQYVPSAWYHDFDGGTTWCTTLGHDKKDYADPVYLKHIMGGIEYVAATVKKIDFSKSYALSFNEPVKY from the coding sequence ATGAAATATAGTTTAATGCTGGTGTGGCTGTTAATGGCTGGTTCCATTTCTTTAGAGGCGCAAACACCTGTTAACTGGAAATCCGTAAAAGTGCTGGTTTACAAAAAAAATGGTAAGGGCTTTGTACATGATAATATTCCTTATGCCGCGCAGGCCATTATAGACCTGGGGAAAAAGCATGGTTTTAAAGTAGACACTTCTTCGCTTCCATCTGTAATGACTGAAGATAACTTAAAACAATACCGGATGCTGATTTTTACAAGCACCAATAATGATGTTTTTGATACGGATGCGCAACGCCTGGCTTTTAGAAGGTATATTGAAGCAGGTGGTGGCTTTGTGGGTATTCATTCGGTTACGGGAACGGAAAGAAACTGGGACTGGTTTAAAATGTTGTTAGGCGGCACTTTTTCCTGGCACGATAAATTTCAGAAGTTTAAAGTACAGGTAATACACCCGAAACACCCGTCTATGAAAGGTACGCCCAGGGTATGGTACAAGGAAGATGAATGTTATTTTGCCAAAGAGCTCTACCCCGGTACACATGTTGTAATGGTAAATGATTTTTCAGGTTTAGATACCAGCAATGCAAAGCTCAACGAAACGCGCACAAAAAATGCCGGTAATCTTAAACAGTATGTTCCCAGCGCCTGGTATCACGACTTTGATGGAGGTACCACCTGGTGTACTACATTAGGACATGATAAAAAAGACTATGCTGATCCCGTATATCTAAAACATATCATGGGAGGTATTGAATATGTGGCCGCTACAGTGAAGAAAATTGATTTTTCGAAATCCTATGCTCTCTCCTTCAATGAACCGGTAAAATACTAG
- a CDS encoding LacI family DNA-binding transcriptional regulator, with protein sequence MKKGVTIKDIAKKLNMSVSTVSKALSNHANISDLTKERVRRLAKDWNYVPNEAARHFKQSKSFTLGVVIPDLIDQFFVAAIRGVEEIAGKHKYQVIIAQSHEDPDKEEQIIKNLISNRVDGVIITISKNTNKSDLFTQLEQNGIPVVFLTRSFGQPIFNNVTADNIHAGSLAIDYLYQLGHRRIAHLMGPKILSTSHQRLEAYKKALEKLKIDFDLQLLREIDFSEEKTHQAMRELLKVKNPPTAFFVFKTYVSLDAINYVKIHHPKLLPKIDIIGFGNLPLIKYLDIKPKASLEENSYEMGLKAASLLMKLINNPTGSEPPVSIKIPCELIIH encoded by the coding sequence GTGAAAAAAGGGGTCACTATAAAAGACATAGCAAAGAAACTGAATATGTCCGTATCAACAGTTTCTAAAGCGCTGAGCAATCATGCCAATATTAGTGATTTAACGAAAGAGCGGGTGCGCCGGCTGGCCAAGGATTGGAACTATGTTCCCAATGAAGCCGCCAGGCATTTTAAACAGAGTAAGTCTTTCACACTGGGAGTAGTTATTCCCGATCTTATTGACCAGTTTTTTGTAGCTGCTATACGCGGTGTTGAGGAAATCGCGGGTAAACATAAATACCAGGTAATTATTGCCCAATCACATGAAGACCCGGATAAGGAAGAGCAGATCATCAAAAACCTGATCAGCAACCGGGTAGATGGCGTTATCATCACCATTTCCAAGAATACCAACAAATCTGATCTCTTTACACAGCTTGAGCAAAATGGCATACCGGTTGTATTCCTCACACGCTCTTTTGGTCAGCCTATTTTTAACAATGTTACCGCAGACAATATACATGCTGGCTCATTGGCTATTGATTACTTATATCAACTGGGGCATCGTCGTATTGCTCACCTGATGGGACCTAAAATACTCAGCACCAGTCACCAAAGGTTGGAAGCTTATAAGAAAGCCCTGGAAAAGCTTAAAATAGATTTTGATCTGCAATTGCTACGGGAAATAGATTTCTCTGAAGAGAAAACGCATCAGGCTATGAGAGAATTGCTAAAAGTAAAAAATCCTCCTACCGCATTTTTTGTATTCAAAACTTATGTAAGCCTGGATGCGATCAATTATGTAAAGATCCACCATCCCAAACTACTCCCTAAAATAGATATTATCGGCTTCGGCAATCTCCCCCTTATAAAATACCTGGATATTAAGCCCAAGGCTTCGCTGGAGGAGAATTCTTACGAAATGGGCTTAAAGGCAGCTTCTTTATTAATGAAGCTTATTAATAATCCTACAGGATCCGAGCCACCTGTATCAATAAAAATACCCTGTGAGCTGATTATACATTAA
- the fabG gene encoding 3-oxoacyl-ACP reductase FabG, with amino-acid sequence MNCALVTGGSRGIGKAICIKLATMGFYVLINYKGNQQKAEETLAEVRAAGSDGELLQFDVANREEVQTVLNGWMEANTGKVIEVLVNNAGIKDDVLLMWMKDEQWDSVLDTSLGGFFNVTRIIVNSMLRQRYGRIVNVVSLSGLKGLAGQTNYSAAKGGVIAATKALAQEAGKRNITVNAVAPGFIKTDMTVDIDEAQMKQLIPANRFGTPEEVAHAVGFFVTKEAGYITGQVLSVNGGLYT; translated from the coding sequence ATGAATTGTGCTCTTGTAACCGGTGGCTCTCGTGGTATTGGCAAAGCTATTTGCATAAAGCTGGCTACCATGGGCTTTTATGTTTTAATTAACTACAAAGGCAATCAGCAGAAAGCAGAAGAAACATTGGCTGAAGTAAGGGCTGCGGGTAGCGATGGTGAATTATTGCAGTTTGATGTAGCAAATCGCGAAGAAGTACAAACCGTGTTAAATGGCTGGATGGAGGCCAATACCGGTAAAGTAATTGAAGTGTTGGTGAATAATGCCGGTATTAAAGATGATGTGCTGCTGATGTGGATGAAGGATGAGCAGTGGGATAGTGTGCTGGATACCAGCCTCGGAGGCTTTTTTAATGTAACGCGTATTATAGTGAATAGCATGCTACGTCAAAGGTACGGGCGCATAGTGAATGTGGTTTCCCTGAGCGGTTTAAAAGGCCTGGCCGGGCAAACGAATTATTCTGCCGCAAAAGGCGGTGTCATTGCAGCAACCAAAGCATTGGCGCAGGAGGCAGGTAAACGGAATATCACGGTGAACGCTGTTGCTCCCGGCTTTATTAAGACGGATATGACGGTTGATATAGACGAGGCACAAATGAAACAGCTCATACCGGCCAACCGTTTTGGTACCCCCGAAGAAGTGGCGCATGCTGTTGGCTTTTTTGTAACCAAAGAAGCTGGTTATATTACCGGACAGGTGCTTTCTGTAAACGGAGGTTTATACACATAA
- a CDS encoding 3-oxoacyl-ACP synthase III family protein: MNSTIIAGIGKYVPENVVTNDDLTKVMDTTDAWIQERTGIRERRYVTRFEETTATIGANAAKQAMERAGITANDIDFLIFATLSPDYFFPGCGVLVQRLLGLREIGALDVRNQCSGFVYALSIGDQFIKTGMYKNILVIGAEVHSYALDFSTRGRNVSVIFGDGAGAVVLQASPTPDRGILSTHLHSDGADAEILSMPNPGFHAGVHNPQWKPPVPASPYGNIFITQELLDKENIFPYMDGQAVFKRAVVKMPEVIYEALNQNGYQPEDLKLLIPHQANLRIAQFIQQQLRLRDDQVFNNIQKYGNTTAASVPLALCEAWEAGKVKEGDLICLSAFGSGFTWASALMKW; encoded by the coding sequence ATGAACTCGACGATTATTGCCGGGATAGGAAAATATGTTCCCGAAAACGTGGTTACCAATGATGACCTGACCAAAGTGATGGATACGACTGATGCCTGGATACAGGAACGTACAGGCATACGCGAACGCCGTTATGTTACCCGTTTTGAAGAGACCACTGCTACTATTGGAGCGAACGCGGCGAAGCAGGCCATGGAACGTGCAGGTATTACCGCAAATGATATTGATTTTTTGATTTTTGCCACTTTAAGCCCGGACTATTTTTTCCCCGGCTGCGGGGTTTTGGTGCAACGTTTATTGGGGTTGAGAGAGATTGGTGCATTGGATGTGCGTAACCAATGCAGCGGTTTTGTATATGCTTTGAGTATTGGCGACCAGTTCATTAAAACCGGTATGTATAAAAACATATTGGTGATTGGAGCCGAAGTACATTCATATGCTTTGGACTTCAGTACACGGGGCCGGAATGTATCGGTTATTTTTGGTGATGGCGCCGGTGCGGTGGTACTGCAAGCCTCCCCTACTCCCGATCGCGGTATATTAAGCACGCACTTACACAGCGACGGGGCTGACGCCGAAATATTAAGCATGCCTAATCCTGGTTTTCATGCGGGTGTACACAACCCGCAATGGAAGCCTCCCGTTCCTGCAAGTCCTTATGGGAATATATTTATTACGCAGGAGCTATTAGACAAGGAGAACATTTTTCCTTATATGGATGGACAGGCGGTTTTCAAAAGAGCCGTGGTAAAAATGCCGGAAGTTATTTACGAAGCCTTAAATCAAAATGGTTATCAACCCGAAGATCTAAAGCTGCTGATTCCTCACCAGGCTAACCTGCGTATCGCACAATTTATACAACAGCAACTTCGCCTGCGCGATGACCAGGTGTTTAACAATATCCAGAAATATGGTAATACTACTGCTGCGTCTGTACCCCTGGCGCTTTGCGAGGCTTGGGAAGCCGGTAAGGTAAAAGAGGGTGACCTGATTTGTTTATCTGCCTTTGGAAGCGGCTTTACCTGGGCCAGCGCTTTGATGAAGTGGTAG
- a CDS encoding beta-N-acetylhexosaminidase: MTKNFSLTILLLTISFLTVRSQQPIKIIPEPVSVTGGSGSFKLPKEIRISAPASTELAQTLKFLEQKLTTATGNTVVTTTDANAANISLELVSGDQLGKEGYTLSVTPAKVFIKANKPAGLFYGIQSLLQLLPPAIESKQPVENVKWEIPVVEIKDQPKLSWRGLMLDVSRHFFTVDEVKQYIDAMVRYKYNILHFHLTDDEGWRLEIKSLPKLTSVGAWRINRTGTFNSFGAPEPNEPKAYGGFYTHEDIKELVRYASERFVNIIPEIDVPGHSLAAIAAYPELSCTPGADKYQPRYGQPIMDWSRGAPPIALLDNTLCPANEKVYGFMDKVLTEVAQLFPFEYIHLGGDEAPHNFWEKNAQVQALMKREGLKTIPQVQAYFEKRVEQIVKAKGKKMMGWDEVLEGGVSPSTAIMSWRGEKAGIEASQKGHYVVMSPTTYAYIDYMQGDMAVESPVYAKLLLNQSYKFNPLPKGANAKYILGGQANLWTEQIYNIRYAEYMTWPRGFAISESLWSPEEKKNWDGFVAKTEDHFKRLQYAETNYSPAIYDPAVTVKKLAGGQYAVELTPEISGLTMHYSFDNSPPDNFYPAYKEPLIIPKGASQLRIITYRNKEKAGRMMNLKVDELQKRVK; this comes from the coding sequence ATGACAAAAAATTTTTCTCTCACTATCCTGCTATTAACTATTTCTTTTCTAACCGTCCGATCGCAACAGCCTATAAAAATCATCCCTGAGCCTGTTTCTGTTACCGGCGGATCTGGAAGTTTTAAGCTGCCTAAGGAGATCAGGATATCCGCGCCTGCATCTACAGAGCTGGCGCAAACGTTGAAATTCCTTGAGCAAAAACTAACTACTGCTACCGGTAATACCGTTGTTACTACTACAGATGCCAATGCCGCTAACATTTCATTAGAGTTAGTGTCCGGAGATCAGCTGGGCAAAGAAGGTTATACCCTATCCGTTACACCTGCCAAAGTTTTTATAAAGGCCAACAAACCGGCCGGTCTGTTTTATGGTATTCAAAGTTTGCTGCAATTGTTGCCTCCGGCTATTGAAAGTAAACAACCAGTAGAAAATGTGAAATGGGAAATACCCGTGGTGGAAATTAAAGATCAGCCCAAACTCAGCTGGCGCGGTTTAATGCTGGACGTATCCCGGCATTTTTTTACAGTCGATGAGGTAAAGCAATATATAGACGCCATGGTTCGGTATAAATACAATATCCTTCATTTTCATTTAACGGACGATGAAGGCTGGCGTTTGGAAATAAAAAGCCTGCCCAAACTTACAAGTGTAGGCGCCTGGCGAATCAACCGCACAGGAACCTTTAATAGTTTTGGCGCGCCTGAACCCAACGAACCCAAAGCCTATGGTGGCTTTTATACGCATGAAGACATTAAGGAGTTGGTTCGGTATGCCAGCGAGCGATTTGTTAATATAATACCGGAGATAGATGTGCCGGGCCATAGCCTGGCAGCCATTGCCGCTTATCCGGAACTGTCCTGCACTCCCGGAGCCGATAAATACCAGCCCCGCTATGGACAACCCATCATGGACTGGTCGCGCGGCGCTCCGCCTATTGCGCTCTTAGATAACACCCTCTGTCCCGCCAACGAAAAGGTATACGGCTTTATGGATAAAGTGCTTACCGAAGTAGCCCAGCTTTTTCCTTTTGAATATATACATTTGGGTGGCGATGAAGCACCCCATAATTTCTGGGAAAAAAATGCGCAGGTTCAGGCATTGATGAAACGCGAAGGACTGAAGACCATCCCACAGGTACAGGCATATTTTGAAAAAAGAGTAGAACAAATTGTAAAGGCGAAAGGTAAAAAAATGATGGGATGGGATGAGGTGCTGGAAGGAGGCGTGTCACCGTCTACGGCCATTATGAGCTGGCGCGGGGAAAAAGCCGGAATAGAAGCTTCACAAAAAGGCCATTATGTGGTAATGAGTCCTACAACCTATGCTTATATTGATTATATGCAGGGCGATATGGCAGTAGAGTCCCCTGTTTATGCTAAACTATTACTGAACCAGTCGTACAAGTTTAATCCCCTGCCTAAGGGAGCGAACGCGAAATACATATTAGGTGGACAAGCCAATTTATGGACTGAACAAATTTATAATATCCGTTACGCAGAATACATGACCTGGCCACGTGGCTTTGCTATTTCCGAGTCTTTATGGTCTCCCGAGGAGAAAAAGAACTGGGATGGATTTGTAGCTAAAACTGAAGATCATTTTAAAAGACTGCAGTATGCAGAAACCAACTACTCACCTGCTATATATGATCCGGCTGTAACCGTTAAAAAACTGGCGGGTGGACAATATGCCGTTGAGCTTACTCCCGAAATAAGTGGACTGACGATGCATTACAGTTTTGATAATTCACCTCCCGATAATTTTTACCCTGCTTACAAAGAACCGCTGATCATTCCTAAAGGAGCATCACAATTACGAATCATCACCTATCGTAATAAAGAAAAAGCCGGACGTATGATGAATCTGAAAGTAGATGAATTACAAAAGCGTGTGAAGTAG